The following nucleotide sequence is from Pedobacter sp. PACM 27299.
ACGATGGCAGAGGGGTTAAAATTTACCGCAGCAATCCTGATGATCCTGCCAGTATTAGCTCGGAGGATTATATCTATGCCTTATTATCAGATAAAAAGCAAAACCTGTGGATCGGTACTCAAAACGGATTAAACAGGTACATTCCAGAAAAAGATGCCTTTGAGCGCATTCCTTTTGATCCTAAAAATCCGAATAGCATTAGTGATAAAATTATACTTTCCATGCTTGCGGATCGTAAAGGCCGGGTATGGTTTGGTACAAATACCGGTTTGAGTATGCTGGAAGATCCTGCCTCCAGGAAGTTTAAGAAGTTTTACCAGAAAGATGGGCTGGCAGGAAATTCTGTCTATACTGTTTTTGAGGACAGAAAGGGGGATATTTGGATAGGGACTACAGAAGGGCTTAGCAGAATGAGCTGGGAAAAGGGCAGGTATGTGTTTACAAATTTCCGTCATCACCCAGCCTCGCCCCAAAGCATCAGTGGGAATTTTATCAGAACCATTGCTCAGGATCAGCTGGGTAGAATCTGGATAGGAACTGATGCGGATGGCTTGAACTTGTTTGTTCCGGAAACACAGTCTTTTATCCGTTTTAAATACCAGGCAGGCAATCCTTATGGGATCAGCAATAACATCATCCGTAAAATCAGCGTCAACAAAAATGGAGATTTATGGGTAGCAACGATGAACGGGCTCAATATTATAGACCCGCATACGCTACGCTTTACCAATTATAAACATGATGCCGATCAGCGCAAAAGTTTAAGCGACAACTCCATTAAAGAGATTTATGAGGACAATCAGGGTTCTGTATGGATAGGTACCATGTTTGGCGGTGTCAATGTAACGCATAGCAATACCATTCCTTTTGACGTTTATAAATACAATAAGTATCGTAACAGTATCAGCAGTGATATCATTAGTGTGATTGCAGGAGATGAAAAACAGCACCTCTGGATTGGAACGGAGGGCCAGGGACTGAATTATTTCAATACTCAGACCGGTGTATTTAAGAAGTACCAGAATGATCCGGCAGACCCGGGAAGTTTAAGCAACAATACCATAAAGGCGATATTTAAAGATAGTAAGAATCGCATTTGGATAGGGCTTTTTCAAGGTGGATTGGAGCTTTTTAATCCGGCTACAGGTAAGTTTAAACATTATCGCCATGATCCCGCTAATCCTAATTCATTGAGTTATGGTTATGTGAGCAGCATTACGGAAAATCCGGATGGACATTTATTGGTGGGTACCTCCTCAAAAGGATTGAATGTGTTTGATCCCGAGCAGGAAAGATTTACACTGATCAATGAGCTGCCAAGTTCGGGACTTCGACTGAGTAGTGGTTACATTCGTTTTGCCTATACCGACTCTAAGAAAAACCTTTGGGTAGGTACGCCAAGAGGTCTTAACCTGTTAAATTATAAGCATTCAGCTTTTAAGTATTTTTTCAAAAGCAAGGACAAAGACAGCTTAAAATCCAACCAGATCAATTGTGTAAAAGAAGACCAGCAGCATAACATCTGGGTAGGTTCCTTAAGGGGTGGATTGAGCCTTTATCATCCTAAAACCAATACTTTTACCACCTATACCAAGGAGGATGGTTTGGCTAGCGACAATATCATTGATATTTTGGAAGACAATGAGGGGAATTTATGGCTGAGTACCGACCGTGGCCTGACCAAATTTGATAAAGCAAGGAAGTCTTTTAAAAATTATAACATTAGCGATGGACTGCCAGCCAATGAATTCAATGTGAATTCTGCTTATAAGGATGAACATGGAAAACTGTATTTCGGAAGCTATAATGGCCTGGTGGCATTTACTCCCAGAGATATCAAAGAAAATACGACCGTCCCAAAAATCGTGTTTTCCGGCTTAAAGTTATTCAATAAACCCGTTGCTATTGACGGTCCCGATCAATTACTGAAAGCGGACATCAGCTTTACCAGGGAGATTACCTTTTCTGCAGGACAAAATATTTTTACCATAGATTTCCTGGCGCTGAATTATATCCAGCCTCAGCGGAATCAATATGCCTATAAACTGGAAGGATTTGAAAAGGACTGGAACTACGTGAATATACCTTCTGCAACTTACACCAACTTGCCGGCAGGAAAATACAGGTTTTTAGTCAAAGGGAGCAATAATGACGGCCTTTGGAATGAAGTTCCGGCAAGTATGGAAATTCGTATTTTACCGCCATTATGGCAAACCTGGTGGGCTTACCTGGGTTATGCGATTGCAGCAGCAGCCTTGCTTTATTTTGTGCTGCGCTTTACCCGCAGACAGCAAAGGTTAGAATCCGAGTTGTATTATGAGCAGCTGAATAATGAAAGGCAGGAAGAGCTGTACCAGATGAAGCTGGATTTCTTTACCCGTATCTCTCATGAAATCCGTACGCCGCTAACCCTCATTTTTGCGCCGCTTCAAAAACTGCTCAAGCTGACCACAGAAAATCATACCGTTCATCAGCCATTGCTGGGTGTAAAGAAAAATACAGACAGACTGCTTCGGCTGATCAGCGAATTGCTGGACTTTAGAAAGATCGAAACTGGAAATACCAGACTTCAGGTTTCTTCCCATGAACTGGTTGCTTTTTGCCGCAGCATTTATGAAACCTACTCCCATCTGGCTGAGCTTAAAAACATCGACTATAGTTTCAGCAGCAATGTGTCCGAAGTTCAACTTTATTTTGACGCTGGTCAGCTAGAAAAGGTGTTTTATAATATTCTTTCCAATGCCTTTAAATATACTCCTGATGGGGGTGAAATTAGTTTTTCCATCAATCTGGATAAGGATCAGGTAAAGGTGGTTATCGCGGATACGGGAGTTGGGATACCTGCTGAATTGCAGGATAAAATCTTCGGTAATTTTTACCAGGTAAAATCTAAAAATATTGCTGCGGAAGGCTGGGGAATCGGTCTGGCCCTGGTTAAAAATATTGTTGAACTGCATAAAGGCGAAATTTCAGTTTCCAGTACAGCTGCGGTGGAAGGGAAAGATGGAGGAACCGTGCTGACGGTAGGCTTATGGTTAGGGAAATCACATTTCAAGGAAGAAGAAATCAGCGATCTGGAGCCCTTGGCAAAAACGATGTCTGAACCGCAGGAATCAGTAGGAGTGCTAACTGAATCAGCAGCAGCGGGCACTGGATCAGAAGAAGAGCCAACCGGATCAGCGGATCAATTGGCTGCGGAAACAGCGCTTCAAGCTGAGGAAAAGAAGTACAGCATTCTGGTAGTCGAAGACAATGATGAATTGAGGGGATTTATTGTGCAGTCGCTGCAGTCCCTTTATCATATTTTAGAAGCAGTGAATGGAGTGGAAGGATGGGAGATGGCCACTACGCATCTTCCCGATCTGATCATTAGTGATGTGACCATGCCGGAAATGAATGGCCTCGAACTTTGTCAGCGGTTAAAAAAAGAAGAGCGGACGAATCACATTCCGGTGATCATGCTCACAGCTATGGCCTCGGAGCTGCATCTGGTAAATGGTCTTGAGGCAGGAGCAAATGTTTACATGACCAAACCTTTTAGTATACAGGTTCTGGAATTGAGTATCCGAAATATTTTACAGGGACGGGAGGAGTTAAAGCAGAAATACCTGCGTCAGTTAATGCTGACCCCAAAACTACCGGAAACGGAATCTCCTGAAGGAAAGTTTCTAAATAAGCTGATGCAGCTGATGGAAGAAAATATGGAAGATCCTGAATTCAATGTGGGCGGTTTGGTTGAACATATTGGAATGAGCCAGACGGTACTTTATAAAAAGATCAAGGCCATCACGGGTTTATCGATCACTGATTTCATCAAATCCCAGCGGCTAAAAAGAGCCGCCCAATTATTGTCGGAGGGCAAACTGAATGTTTCTGAAGTGGCTTATGCGGTTGGTTTTAATGACCGGAAGTATTTCAGTAAGGAGTTTCGTAAGCAATTTGGACTGGCTCCATCAGACTATGTTCAAAAAACAGATTAGTGCCCCCTTTTGAACTGATTTGTCGCCCTTATTTCCTGGATTAAAAACGAATATTTGAATCCTGTAGGATCAATATTTAAATCCTATTGGAACCAAATATCCCTAAAAGACCAGGTATGAACCGTTTGTTTCTCGTTTTATTATTTATTTGCTCCCAGACCATGGGCAGTTCTGCGCAAACGCAAATTGACGTTTGTGAATGCAGCGTTCCAAAAAATTGGACTGCTGTGAATGGCAGGTTATCGATGAGCAGCAATCATTTTAAATTAGGGAAGCAATCTATAAAATGGGACTGGAATCGGGCTGGAAAAAGCATGCTGACGATTTCTGATGAAGGTCTTAAGGCGGTGGCAGGAAATCCGAGAAGTACTTTCGCGGTCTGGATTTATAATGAAAAACCACTGAATGACCAGCTGGTATTCAAATTCGGAACAAGTGGTAATACGATGAGCAGTTTTAACTTTAAGCTTAATTTCAAAGGCTGGAGAACTGCCTGGGTCATGTATCACAGAGATATGGCTGGGAAACCAGCTGCAGAAATGAATCAGCTGAGCATATCGGCTCCTGCCAGCTTGAATAAGGGCAGCCTTTTTATTGATCAGCTCATCATTGCTGCGAGCATAAATCCACGTTCCCCGATGCGGGATGAGCAAGTACCATTTGTTAATCCAGACGGAGATAAAGCGGCCAATGCCCATTGGACCTCCTTATATACCTTTAATAGCATGCCGCAATATTTGCCATTACCAGGGAAGCTGGGTGCGAGTGTTCAGGTAGAGCTTGACCAGATCCGCAAAAGGTATCAGGAGCAGCTGCTGCTGCCTGCAGGGAAAACTTCGGCAAAAAATACTTTAACTGAATTGGAGAAAGCGTATGCCTATTGGAACATCAGCCGCGCTGGAGGAAGCATTAGTGGCCGCCCGGTATTTTCCACCAATGATGTGGAGCTGGTTTCTTTTTCTCCGGATGAAAAACTTAAGGAGATCAACCGTTTATCTGGCATCAAGCGCTATACCCAATTGATGCTTCAGATTGCTCAGGCTTATCATGCTCCTGGTTTTGTGAATGATCAACAAAGACTGGGACAAATATTTATAGATCTTCTGGATCACCTGGAAGATCAGGGATGGGCCTATGGCAGCGGGATGGGGGCATTGCACCATCTTGGCTATAACCTTGCAAGTTATTATCCAGCTTGTTTACTGATGAAAGACCTGATTAAGCAGCAAAGTAAGCTGGACCGGACTTTTAAAAGTATGGCTTGGTTTAGTGGTTTAGGACGTAGCTTACAGCAACCTGATCAGTTGCCGGCCTCAAATATTGACGTATTTAATACTTTACTGGGCGGGATGTTAGCTTCGATTTTAATCCTGGATGATCGTCCAGAAAAATTGCAGTATCTCCAGAGTTATTCTAAATGGCTTTCCAAAAATATAACACCAGATCACACGATTGAAGGCGCTTTTAAACCTGATGGTGCCGTTTTTCACCATGGCAATATTTACCCGGCTTATGGTATTGGCGGTTATGCCGGAATCGCACCGATCCTTTATGTCCTGAGTGGTACCTCTTTTCGGGTAGAACCCGCTGCCCATGAAAGTTTAAGGCATAGTTTGCTGATGATGCATTATTATACCCATCCGTACCAA
It contains:
- a CDS encoding hybrid sensor histidine kinase/response regulator transcription factor, with product MTKLTHQNILAKRVLLTIILNCFFLLSFAQLSFDHLSVTNGLSQSTVLSICKDSRGYLWFGTRDCLNRYDGRGVKIYRSNPDDPASISSEDYIYALLSDKKQNLWIGTQNGLNRYIPEKDAFERIPFDPKNPNSISDKIILSMLADRKGRVWFGTNTGLSMLEDPASRKFKKFYQKDGLAGNSVYTVFEDRKGDIWIGTTEGLSRMSWEKGRYVFTNFRHHPASPQSISGNFIRTIAQDQLGRIWIGTDADGLNLFVPETQSFIRFKYQAGNPYGISNNIIRKISVNKNGDLWVATMNGLNIIDPHTLRFTNYKHDADQRKSLSDNSIKEIYEDNQGSVWIGTMFGGVNVTHSNTIPFDVYKYNKYRNSISSDIISVIAGDEKQHLWIGTEGQGLNYFNTQTGVFKKYQNDPADPGSLSNNTIKAIFKDSKNRIWIGLFQGGLELFNPATGKFKHYRHDPANPNSLSYGYVSSITENPDGHLLVGTSSKGLNVFDPEQERFTLINELPSSGLRLSSGYIRFAYTDSKKNLWVGTPRGLNLLNYKHSAFKYFFKSKDKDSLKSNQINCVKEDQQHNIWVGSLRGGLSLYHPKTNTFTTYTKEDGLASDNIIDILEDNEGNLWLSTDRGLTKFDKARKSFKNYNISDGLPANEFNVNSAYKDEHGKLYFGSYNGLVAFTPRDIKENTTVPKIVFSGLKLFNKPVAIDGPDQLLKADISFTREITFSAGQNIFTIDFLALNYIQPQRNQYAYKLEGFEKDWNYVNIPSATYTNLPAGKYRFLVKGSNNDGLWNEVPASMEIRILPPLWQTWWAYLGYAIAAAALLYFVLRFTRRQQRLESELYYEQLNNERQEELYQMKLDFFTRISHEIRTPLTLIFAPLQKLLKLTTENHTVHQPLLGVKKNTDRLLRLISELLDFRKIETGNTRLQVSSHELVAFCRSIYETYSHLAELKNIDYSFSSNVSEVQLYFDAGQLEKVFYNILSNAFKYTPDGGEISFSINLDKDQVKVVIADTGVGIPAELQDKIFGNFYQVKSKNIAAEGWGIGLALVKNIVELHKGEISVSSTAAVEGKDGGTVLTVGLWLGKSHFKEEEISDLEPLAKTMSEPQESVGVLTESAAAGTGSEEEPTGSADQLAAETALQAEEKKYSILVVEDNDELRGFIVQSLQSLYHILEAVNGVEGWEMATTHLPDLIISDVTMPEMNGLELCQRLKKEERTNHIPVIMLTAMASELHLVNGLEAGANVYMTKPFSIQVLELSIRNILQGREELKQKYLRQLMLTPKLPETESPEGKFLNKLMQLMEENMEDPEFNVGGLVEHIGMSQTVLYKKIKAITGLSITDFIKSQRLKRAAQLLSEGKLNVSEVAYAVGFNDRKYFSKEFRKQFGLAPSDYVQKTD
- a CDS encoding chondroitinase family polysaccharide lyase, which translates into the protein MNRLFLVLLFICSQTMGSSAQTQIDVCECSVPKNWTAVNGRLSMSSNHFKLGKQSIKWDWNRAGKSMLTISDEGLKAVAGNPRSTFAVWIYNEKPLNDQLVFKFGTSGNTMSSFNFKLNFKGWRTAWVMYHRDMAGKPAAEMNQLSISAPASLNKGSLFIDQLIIAASINPRSPMRDEQVPFVNPDGDKAANAHWTSLYTFNSMPQYLPLPGKLGASVQVELDQIRKRYQEQLLLPAGKTSAKNTLTELEKAYAYWNISRAGGSISGRPVFSTNDVELVSFSPDEKLKEINRLSGIKRYTQLMLQIAQAYHAPGFVNDQQRLGQIFIDLLDHLEDQGWAYGSGMGALHHLGYNLASYYPACLLMKDLIKQQSKLDRTFKSMAWFSGLGRSLQQPDQLPASNIDVFNTLLGGMLASILILDDRPEKLQYLQSYSKWLSKNITPDHTIEGAFKPDGAVFHHGNIYPAYGIGGYAGIAPILYVLSGTSFRVEPAAHESLRHSLLMMHYYTHPYQWPLSVSGRHPTGSGRIADVAYAYMAMSGSSDGQLKTDTLMASIYLMLNKGKQNKWTTAFKNSQIQPIGYTSGHWNLNYGLFDLHRREDWLLSLRGHNRYFVSHESYPGANVYGRYLGYGHLEVLFPETKTDEGSNFRDEGWDWNNIPGATTLHLPLAQLKANIINADDDSGIEEMLISDEPFAGGTNFEKNGLFAMKVHGHDKYDMGSFRASKSWFMFDDLVISLGSGIKNTRADSPTETTLFQNYLNDPAAVIQLDGKEISAFPYTSKGNAGKVLTLMDNRSIGYYIPDGGNAVFSKSLQVSRDQKDSRATSGNFAKLVLQHGNAPANAGYQYAMLIKTNQPALDSLALAMKSGNPVYKVLQQDTAAHIVWYAPEQLVGLAIFGSQQKLSDCLLMSNSRPCLLMYQQKGEQLSMSVTDPDLAFYEGPDDSPVMADGKRKEVSIYSRKWYRSPSKPSLVKLLIKGKWAAKSAQDHVEAIVQADGNTLISVPCADGIATKIEWIKKN